DNA from Nematostella vectensis chromosome 5, jaNemVect1.1, whole genome shotgun sequence:
TATGATCACCAAGAGCACCTGTACGATTTCACATATTACAGACAGTAAGCAGAATTTGCTCTCCTATCAAGCGGTATTAAATTACTTTTTTTAggttttgaatatttttcattCATTTAATTCAGAGGGATGCTTTCCGATAAACCACTTTACCGATTCCAGAAATAGAAATTCTGAAACATTTTTATTGGCCAACAATTGAATATTAAAGATTCAGATTGAGATTTAACTAAGAATTCTTTATGTAAAGATCTTTTTATCTTTCTAACATTTCTCAAAATAAATCACACAAGGTACGCTTTAATCGACCCAGTATATCATTCTTTTGATTCCAGGTTTTTCGACAGACAGGATTTTGCCATGCAGAAAAAAGAAGTTTAACAGCAAGTCGCACAAATGCTGCTATGGACGCATAATACCTAAGTATCTGAAGTGTGAGATGTTCCTCCGATGTGGCAAAAACTTTTACAACCTTCGAGACTATCGATACTGCGGTAACCACTACATCTTCAACAGAAGATTTCACAAGTGCTGTCACAATCAAGTTATCCCTATCCTAGAACAATGCCAGCAAATGCAAGTGTGTGGGATGAAACCTTATGACATGGAAAAGAATGCGTGTTGTAACAATAAACACATTTACAACCCTGATACCCACAGGTGCTGTTTTGGGAAGCTGATAGCAGTAGACAAGCCATGTGTGATGAAGTATCATACAGTACCGCACGCGTTTTGTGGGCGAGAGAGCTATGACCCGCTAAGATATAGATGTTGCAATCATCAACACATCTATAATCCCAAAACCAGCAAATGCTGCTTTATTCATGTCATTCCATTAGATGCAGCTTGTATAAAACTCTTACAATGCGGAAAAAAGTTTTACGACCCACTGAAAGAGAAATGTGCGAAAAACAAGTACGTCTACAATCCCAAGATATATAAATACTGCTACGGAAGAATCATCCCAGTAAAACAACACTGCATCAAACTTCCCCGATGTGGAAAAAGATTCTACAACCCCATAAAGTACAGATGTGCACACAACAAGTACATCTACAACCCCAAGACCCACAAGTACTGCTATGGAAGAATAATCCCTAAAGGGAAACACTGCGTCAAGTTGCCGCGATGTGGAAAGCGATTCTACAACCCAATGAAGTACAGATGTGCACACAACAAGTACATCTACAACCCCAAGACCCATAAGTACTGCTATGGAAGAATTATTCCAATAAAAAAGCACTGTGTCAAGCTTCCACGATGTGGAAAAAACTTCTATAATTCAATGAAGTACAGATGTGCACACAATAAATACATCTACAATCCTAAGACCCAGAAGTACTGCTATGGTAGAATCATCCCTAAAAGAAAACACTGCGTCAAACTTTCAAGATGTGGGAAGCATTTCTACAATCCCAAACAGTACAGATGTGCAAATAATGAATACATCTACGACCCAAAAAAGTACAAATTCTGCTACGGAAGAATAATCCCAGTTCAAGGACACTGTTTGAAACTTTCGCGATGTGGGAAGCAGTTTTACAATCCCAAAAAGTACAAATGTGCACACAACAAATACATCTACGATCCCAAAATGTATAAGAATTGCTATGGAAGAATTATCCCAGTGACAAACAAATGCGTAAAACTTTCCAAATGTGGGAAGCATTTCTACGACCCACAAAGGTACAAATGTGCACACAACAGATACATCTATGACCCCAAAATGTATAAGAACTGCTATGGAAGAATTATCCCAGTGACAAAGAAATGCGTCAAACTTTCGAAATGTGGGAAACATTTCTACGACCCGCAAGAGTACAGATGTGCACACAACAGATACATCTACGATCCCAAAATGTACAAGAATTGCTATGGACGAATCATCCCAGTGGCAAAGAAATGCGTCAAACTTTTGAAATGTGGGAAGCATTTCTACGACCCGCAAGAGTACAGATGTGCACACAACAAATACATCTACGATCCCAAAATGTATAAGCACTGCTATGGAAGAATCATCCCAGTGACAAAGAAATGCGTCAAACTTTTGAAATGTGGGAAGCATTTCTACGACCCGCAAGAGTACAGATGTGCACACAACAAATACATCTACGATCCCAAAATGTATAAGCACTGCTATGGAAGAATTATCCCAGTGACAAAGAAATGCGTCAAACTTTCAAAATGCGGGAAGCATTTCTACGACCCGCAAGAGTACAGATGTGCACACAACAAATACATCTACGATCCCAAAATGTATAAGCACTGCTATGGAAGAATTATCCCAGTGACAAAGAAATGCGTCAAACTTTCAAAATGCGGGAAGCATTTCTACGACCCGCAAGAGTACAGATGTGCACACAACAAATACATCTACGATCCCAAAATGTATAAGCACTGCTATGGAAGAATTATTCCAGTGACAAAGAAATGCGTCAAACTTTCAAAATGTGGGAAACATTTCTACGACCCGCAAGAGTACAGATGTGCACACAACAGATACATCTACGATCCCAAAATGTATAAGTACTGCTACGGAAGAATTATCCCTAAAAGAAAACACTGCGTAAAACTACCGCGATGTGGAAAGCGATTCTACAACCCAATGAAGTACAGATGTGCACACAACAAGTACATCTACAACCCCAAGACCCACAAGTACTGCTATGGAAGAATCATCCCTAAAGGAAAACACTGCGTCAAGTTGCCGCGATGTGGAATGCGATTCTTCAATCCAACGAAGTACAGATGTGCACACAACAAGTACATCTACAACCCCAAGACCCACAAGTACTGCTATGGAAGGATCATCCCTAAAGGCAAACACTGCGTGAAGTTGCCGCGATGTGGAAAGCGATTCTACAATCCAATGAAGTACAGATGTGCACACAACAAGTACATCTACAACCCCAAGACCCACAAGTACTGCTATGGAAGAATCATCCCTAAAGGAAAACACTGCGTGAAGTTGCCGCGATGTGGAAAGCGATTCTACAACCCTATAAAGTACAGATGTGCACACAACAAGTACATCTACAACCCCAAGACCCACATGTACTGCTATGGAAGAATAATCCCTAAACGAGAACAGTGCTTAAAGCTGCCGAGATGTGGGAAGAAATTCTACAACCCAATAAAGTACAGATGTGCACACAACAAGTACATCTACAACCCCAAGACCCACAAGTACTGCTATGGAAGAATAATCCCTAAAGAAAAACACTGCGTCAAGTTGCCGCGATGTGGGAAGCGATTCTACAATCCAATGAAATACAGATGTGCACACAACAAGTATACTTACAACCCCAAGACCCACAAGTACTGCTATGGAAGAATAATCCCTAAAGAAAAACACTGCGTCAAGTTGCCTAGATGTGGGAAGAAATTCTACAACCCAATAAAGTACAGATGTGCACACAACAAGTACATCTACAACCCCAAGACCCACAAGTACTGCTATGGAAGAATAATCCCTAAAGAAAAACACTGCGTCAAGTTGCCGCGATGTGGAAAGCGATTCTACAACCCAATGAAGTACAGATGTGCACACAACAAGTACATCTACAACCCCAAGACCCACAAGTACTGCTATGGAAGGATCATCCCTAAAGGCAAACACTGCGTCAAGCTGCCGCGATGTGGAAAGCGATTCTACAACCCAATGAAGTACAGATGTGCATACAACAAGTACATCTACAACCCCAAGACCCACAAGTACTGCTATGGAAGAATAATCCCTAAACGAGAACAGTGCTTAAAGCTGCCGCGATGTGGAAAGCGATTCTACAACCCAATAAAGTACAGATGTGCACACAATAAGTACATCTACAACCCCAAGACCCACAAGTACTGCTATGGAAGAATCATCCCTAAAGGAAAACACTGCGTGAAGTTGCCGCGATGTGGAAAGCGATTCTACAACCCAATGAAGTACAGATGTGCACACAACAAGTACATCTACAACCCCAAGACCCATAAGTACTGCTATGGAAGGATCATCCCTAAAGGCAAACACTGCGTCAAGTTGCCGCGATGTGGAAAGCGATTCTACAATCCAATGAAATACAGATGTGCACACAACAAGTACATCTACAACCCCAAGACCCACAAGTACTGCTATGGAAGAATCATTCCGAAAAGAAAACACTGCGTCAAGTTGCCGCGATGTGGAAAGCGGTTCTACAACCCAATGAAGTACAGATGTGCACACAACAAGTACATCTACAACCCCAAGACCCATAAGTTCTGCTATGGAAGAATCATCCCTAAAGGAAAACACTGCGTAAAACTATTACGATGTGGAAAGCGATTGTACAACCCAATGAAGTACAGATGTGCACACAACAAGTACATCTACAACCCCAAAAACCACAAGTACTGCTATGGAAGAATCATCCCTAAACGAGAACAGTGCTTAATGCTGCCGAGATGTGGGAAGAAATTCTACAACCCAATGAAGTACAGATGTGCACACAACAAGTACATCTACAACCCCAAGACCCATAAGTACTGCTATGGAAGAATAATCCCTAAAGGAAAACACTGCGTCAAGTTGCCGCGATGTGGAAAGCGATTCTACAACCCAATGAAGTACAGATGTGCACACAACAAGTACATCTACAACCCTAAGACCCATAAGTACTGCTATGGAAGAATCATCCCTAAAGGCAAACACTGCGTCAAGTTGCCTAGATGTGGGAAGAAATTCTACAACCCAATAAAGTACAGATGTGCACACAACAAGTACATCTACAACCCCAAGACCCACAAGTACTGCTATGGAAGAATAATCCCTAAAGAAAAACACTGCGTCAAGTTGCCGCGATGTGGAAAGCGATTCTACAACCCAATGAAGTACAGATGTGCACACAACAAGTACATCTACAACCCCAAGACCCATAAGTACTGCTATGGAAGGATCATCCCTAAAGGCAAACAGTGCGTCAAGCTGCCGCGATGTGGAAAGCGATTCTACAACCCAATGAAGTACAGATGTGCATACAACAAGTACATCTACAACCCCAAGACCCACAAGTACTGCTATGGAAGAATAATCCCTAAACGAGAACAGTGCTTAAAGCTGCCGCGATGTGGAAAGCGATTCTACAACCCAATAAAGTACAGATGTGCACACAATAAGTACATCTACAACCCCAAGACCCACAAGTACTGCTATGGAAGAATAATCCCTAAAGGAAAACACTGCGTGAAGTTGCCGCGATGTGGAAAGCGATTCTACAACCCAATGAAGTACAGATGTGCACACAACAAGTACATCTACAACCCCAAGACCCACAAGTACTGCTATGGAAGAATCatccaaaaaggaaaacactGCGTAAAGCTACTACGATGTGGAAAGCGATTCTACAACCCAATGAAATACAGATGTGCACACAACAAGTACATCTTCAACCCCAAGACCCACAAGTACTGCTATGGAAGAATCATCCCTAAACGAGAACAGTGCTTAAAGCTGCCGAGATGTGGGAAAATATTCTACAACCCAATAAAGTACAGATGTGCACGCAACAAGTACATCTACAACCCCAAGACCCACAAATACTGCTATGGAAGAATTATTTCAATAAGTGCGCATTGTTCTCACGTTTCCCATCTTCCTCAAGTTAAAGGCTGCCAAGCACTTATTGAAAAGAATCACTACGACCCTCGTAAGTTCAAGTGCTGCGGGAATCGTTTGGTCTACAATGTCAAGACCGATAAATGCTGCAACGGAAAAGTCATCCCTAAAAACAAACATTGCGTTGAGCTGCCGCGATGTGGAAAGCGATTCTACAATCCAATGAAGTACAGATGTGCACACAACAAGTACATCTACAACCCCAAGACCCACAAGTACTGCTATGGAAGGATCATCCCTAAAGGGAAACACTGCGTCAAGTTGCCGCGATGTGGGAAGCGATTCTACAACCCAATGAAGTACAGATGTGCTCACAACAAGTACATCTACAACCCCAAGACTCACAAGTACTGCTATGGAAGAATCatccaaaaaggaaaacattgCGTAAAGCTACTACGATGTGGAATACGATTCTACAACCCAATGAAATACAGATGTGCACACAACAAGTACATCTACAACCCCAAGACCCACAAGTACTGCTATGGAAGAATCATCCCTAAAGGGAAACACTGCGTCAAGTTGCCGCGATGTGGAATGCGATTCTACAACCCAATAAAGTACAGATGTGCACACAACAAGTACATCTACAACCCCAAGACCCACAAGTACTGCTATGGAAGAATCATCCCTAAAGGCAAACACTGCGTCAAGTTGCCGCGATGTGGAAAGCTATTCTACAACCCAATGAAGTACAGATGTGCACACAACAAGTACATTTACAACCCCAAGACCCACAAGTACTGCTATGGAAGAATCATCCCTAAAGGGAAACACTGCGTCAAGTTGCCGCGATGTGGGAAGCGATTCTACAACCCAATGAAGTACAGATGTGCATACAACAAGTACATCTACAACCCCAAGACCCATAAGTACTGCTATGGAAGGATCATCCCTAAAGGCAAACACTGCGTCAAGCTGCCGCGATGTGGAAAGCGATTCTACAACCCAATGAAGTACAGATGTGCTCACAACAAGTACATCTACAACCCCAAGACCCACAAGTACTGCTATGGAAGAATCATCCCTAAAGGCAAACACTGCGTCAAGTTGCCGCGATGTGGAAAGCTATTCTATAACCCAATGAAGTACAGATGTGCACACAACAAGTACATCTACAACCCCAAGACCCACAAGTACTGCTATGGAAGAATCATCCCTAAAGGCAAACACTGCGTCAAGTTGCCGCGATGTGGAAAGCTATTCTATAACCCAATGAAGTGCAGATGTGCACACAACAAGTACATCTACAACCCCAAGACCCACAAGTACTGCTATGGAAGAATCATCCCTAAAGGCAAACACTGCGTCAAGTTGCCGCGATGTGGAAAGCTATTCTATAACCCAATGAAGTACAGATGTGTACACAACAAGTACATCTACAACCCCAAGACCCACAAGTACTGCTATGGAAGAATCATCCCTAAAGGGAAACACTGCGTGAAGTTGCCGCGATGTGGAAAGCGATTCTACAACCCAATGAAGTACAGATGTGCACACAATAAGTACATCTACAACCCCAAGACCCACAAGTACTGCTATGGAAGAATCATCCCTAAAGGCAAACACTGCGTCAAGTTGCCGCGATGTGGAAAGCTATTCTATAACCCAATGAAGTACAGATGTGCACACAACAAGTACATCTACAACCCCAAGACCCATAAGTACTGCTATGGAAGAATCATCCCTAAAGGCAAACACTGCGTCAAGCTGCCGCGATGTGGAAAGCTATTCTATAACCCAATGAAGTACAGATGTGCACACAACAAGTACATCTACAACCCCAAGACCCATAAGTACTGCTATGGAAGAATCATCCCTAAAGGGAAACACTGCGTCAAGTTGCCGCGATGTGGAAAGCGATTCTACAACCCAATAAAGTACAGATGTGCACACAACAAGTACATCTACAACCCCAAGACCCACAAGTACTGCTATGGAAGGATCATCCCTAAAGGCAAACACTGCGTCAAGTTGCCGCGATGTGGAAAGCTATTCTATAACCCAATGAAGTACAGATGTGCACACAACAAGTACATCTACAACCCCAAGACTCACAAGTACTGCTATGGAAGGATCATCCCTAAAGGCAAACACTGCGTCAAGTTGCCGCGATGTGGAAAGCTATTCTATAACCCAATGAAGTACAGATGTGCACACAACAAGTACATCTACAACCCCAAGACCCACAAGTACTGCTATGGAAGAATCATCCCTAAAGGGAAACACTGCGTGAAGTTGCCGCGATGTGGAAAGCGATTCTACAACCCAATGAAGTACAGATGTGCACACAATAAGTACATCTACAACCCCAAGACTCACAAGTACTGCTATGGAAGGATCATCCCTAAAGGCAAACACTGCGTCAAGTTGCCGCGATGTGGAAAGCTATTCTATAACCCAATGAAGTACAGATGTGCACACAACAAGTACATCTACAACCCCAAGACCCACAAGTACTGCTATGGAAGAATCATCCCTAAAGGGAAACACTGCGTGAAGTTGCCGCGATGTGGAAAGCGATTCTACAACCCAATGAAGTACAGATGTGCACACAATAAGTACATCTACAACCCCAAGACCCACAAGTACTGCTATGGAAGAATCATCCCTAAAGGCAAACACTGCGTCAAGTTGCCGCGATGTGGAAAGCTATTCTATAACCCAATGAAGTACAGATGTGCACACAACAAGTACATCTACAACCCCAAGACCCATAAGTACTGCTATGGAAGAATCATCCCTAAAGGCAAACACTGCGTCAAGCTGCCGCGATGTGGAAAGCTATTCTATAACCCAATGAAGTACAGATGTGCACACAACAAGTACATCTACAACCCCAAGACCCACAAGTACTGCTATGGAAGGATCATCCCTAAAGGCAAACACTGCGTCAAGTTGCCGCGATGTGGGGAGCGATTCTACAACCCAATAAAGTACAGATGTGCACACAACAAGTACATCTATAACCCCAAGACCCACAAGTACTGCTATGGAAGAATCATCCCTAAAGGGAAACAATGCGTCAGGTTGCCGCGATGTGGAAAGCTATTCTATAACCCAATGAAGTACAGATGTGCACACAAGTACATCTATAACCCCAAGACCCACAAGTACTGCTATGGAAGAATCATCCCTAAAGGGAAACAATGCGTCAGGTTGCCGCGATGTGGAAAGCGATTCTACAACCCAATGAAGTACAGATGTGCACACAACAAGTACATCTACAACCCCAAGACCCACAAGTACTGCTATGGAAGAATCATCCCTAAAGGCAAACACTGCGTCAAGTTGCCGCGATGTGGAAAGCGATTCTACAACCCAATGAAGTACAGATGTGCTCACAACAAGTACATCTACAACCCCAAGACCCACAAGTACTGCTATGGAAGAATAATCTCAATAAGTGCGCATTGTTCTCACGTTTCCCATCTTCCTCAAGTTAAGGGCTGCCAAGCAATTATGGAAAAAAATCACTACGACCCTCGTAAGTTCAAGTGCTGCGGGAACCGCTATGTCTACAATGTGAAGATCCAAAAATGCTGCTTCGGTCGTGTCGTGCCGTTGCGCACGGTGTGCGAGAAGGCATTCACCTGTGGCCATCGCTCATACAATCCCCGTACATCTAGGTGCTGCGACGGCCGTAAAGTGTACGACTACCGACGTGAGAAATGCTGCTGTAATGGTGCCGTGGTGCCTATCCAAGGCGCATGCGTGAAGCTCGCTCGTTGCGGCGCTGCGTTCTATGATCCTATCAAGTCGAGGTGTTGTGATAATCGCTGTGTTTATAATCCCAAAACCAACAAGTGCTGTAGAGGCCGTGTCGTCTCATTAAAGATAAGGTGTGGGTAGATTCCTGGACTTGGTTAGATAAAGGGCACACTCTCAACAACAGCacaatagataatattgataAAGTGATAATGTTTCTATTTTTTGTAGTTCTACTTGCACAGTTAGGCATGTAAACAAAAATTGAAAGTGAAAATTGAAAGTTTTAATGGTGCATTTCTCGTATCATTACAATGATAATAAAGCGAATTTAAAAGTTATATGTTTTATGTTTTGGATTTATTCGAAGAATCGTAAAAGCTCTATTAAGCCCCACTTCCCTTCATCAATGTTTTTAAAGCTTCCCTTTCCCTATACTGGTTTAATCTCCCAGCGCCTACCCCTAACATGCGCCTGGAGGGGGTCCCTTTACTGGCGCTAGAACTCAACAGAACACGAAGCCGAAAAACGAGCCTATACCGGCGCCGTGTTAGATTACTTgcaatcgaaaaaaaaaattccaatgAGAGCCGTATAGCGGCTTGTTTGAACTTGACTTAAGCACGAGTTTCCGctataaaaaagaaagctactcccacccccgggctcgaatttgcaattataatcataaCACTGCCACGCTAGCTGTCATAAAACAGAAGTCTCCTGTAAATTTACCTATCTCTGAGCCTCAGtcggctggaataaaactatttttgctaTATTTTtggtaacaagacagttgtcTTAAGAGATTGACgcatctgcataaattattctcgcgctgtgatgaaaataCTCGTATTTAAGAGCGCACACAAATTgcattattttactataaataGAGCCATTTTAGATTGACAACTCTAGGAATGGTATTTGATTTGGTTAAGAATATGAAATTTaaatttagcgctcagagcaatttTCCTGACATGTTGAAACATTGACGACTGActgttcttgagcccgggggtAGGGGGAGCATACGTTGATGCTAAAAAATGTTCACGAATATTCAATTATTGTTAGAGTCACGCTAAATGAGGTTTCGTGTGATGTTGATGAACGTACAATACACGTTATCGATGTGGCCTTCTCCGCAGGCATCTCgagcgtttttttttactttttcagtatttttatgtattgggattcctgtggagaTAAGTTGTGCTGACCAAACTAACAACCAAGAGTGTTttgtttcatataaaaaatcATTTAGGCCGTGGTTATTACGACCATTATTAGGGGCCAATAATTGGATATTAGGAACCGACCATTAGGGGGTTCTGATCTTGATCGTTGGGGTCCTGATTTTGATCGTTGGGATCCTGAGTTTGATCGTTGGGATCCTGAATTTGATCGTTGGGGTCCTGAACTTGATCGTTGGGGTCCCGATCTTGATCGTTGGGGTCTTGATCTTGATCGTTGGGGTCTGGTCGAATCGGAAAAGATTCGGAAACTAACCAAGCGAAGTGTGATCACATTCCATTCCGCACTCCAACGACCAAAACATAGAGGTCCGTGGGAAAAGAGCTGGAATTATGCGTCGTTTAGGGTAGATTAAAAGATATGTAGGCGGTTTTCAATGACCGCTCAATTTACACAGCATGCTAATTAATCATCAAAGTATTCGGTCAGCGACTTAGAAAAATATTGTACGTGGGAAAGAAATCTCGAGATCTAAAAAACATTCAATCGGTTTTGACATCAATTCTTAGAATATAGGTATCAAGCAAAATACTAGACAGATTTGGTTGTCGAATTTACCTCCTTGAACGAAGTTGTGGTGGTCTAAATAATACGGGTTAACATCGTATACATTAAACCTCAAAAATCAACATCGTTCATTTTCTCAAAAACGCTCATGTGGAAATTGTTCAAAATCACCCCGCAATTGGAAAACAATAGTATCTTCAAGCTCC
Protein-coding regions in this window:
- the LOC116610131 gene encoding uncharacterized protein LOC116610131 isoform X5 — encoded protein: MMLKALLLVGLLIAVSADKQQDEQLSLYELERSSQSDSNVGHVIEHYPSPLSAEEQDAPAKSKCCQPENDGGGREEDSLQDKEGMIDIGREEDGLQDKEGMIDGGREEDGLQEKEGMIVEDDSDKKEDSFTEFDSPKKEKSGKNRKGFSTDRILPCRKKKFNSKSHKCCYGRIIPKYLKCEMFLRCGKNFYNLRDYRYCGNHYIFNRRFHKCCHNQVIPILEQCQQMQVCGMKPYDMEKNACCNNKHIYNPDTHRCCFGKLIAVDKPCVMKYHTVPHAFCGRESYDPLRYRCCNHQHIYNPKTSKCCFIHVIPLDAACIKLLQCGKKFYDPLKEKCAKNKYVYNPKIYKYCYGRIIPVKQHCIKLPRCGKRFYNPIKYRCAHNKYIYNPKTHKYCYGRIIPKGKHCVKLPRCGKRFYNPMKYRCAHNKYIYNPKTHKYCYGRIIPIKKHCVKLPRCGKNFYNSMKYRCAHNKYIYNPKTQKYCYGRIIPKRKHCVKLSRCGKHFYNPKQYRCANNEYIYDPKKYKFCYGRIIPVQGHCLKLSRCGKQFYNPKKYKCAHNKYIYDPKMYKNCYGRIIPVTNKCVKLSKCGKHFYDPQRYKCAHNRYIYDPKMYKNCYGRIIPVTKKCVKLSKCGKHFYDPQEYRCAHNRYIYDPKMYKNCYGRIIPVAKKCVKLLKCGKHFYDPQEYRCAHNKYIYDPKMYKHCYGRIIPVTKKCVKLLKCGKHFYDPQEYRCAHNKYIYDPKMYKHCYGRIIPVTKKCVKLSKCGKHFYDPQEYRCAHNKYIYDPKMYKHCYGRIIPVTKKCVKLSKCGKHFYDPQEYRCAHNKYIYDPKMYKHCYGRIIPVTKKCVKLSKCGKHFYDPQEYRCAHNRYIYDPKMYKYCYGRIIPKRKHCVKLPRCGKRFYNPMKYRCAHNKYIYNPKTHKYCYGRIIPKGKHCVKLPRCGMRFFNPTKYRCAHNKYIYNPKTHKYCYGRIIPKGKHCVKLPRCGKRFYNPMKYRCAHNKYIYNPKTHKYCYGRIIPKGKHCVKLPRCGKRFYNPIKYRCAHNKYIYNPKTHMYCYGRIIPKREQCLKLPRCGKKFYNPIKYRCAHNKYIYNPKTHKYCYGRIIPKEKHCVKLPRCGKRFYNPMKYRCAHNKYTYNPKTHKYCYGRIIPKEKHCVKLPRCGKKFYNPIKYRCAHNKYIYNPKTHKYCYGRIIPKEKHCVKLPRCGKRFYNPMKYRCAHNKYIYNPKTHKYCYGRIIPKGKHCVKLPRCGKRFYNPMKYRCAYNKYIYNPKTHKYCYGRIIPKREQCLKLPRCGKRFYNPIKYRCAHNKYIYNPKTHKYCYGRIIPKGKHCVKLPRCGKRFYNPMKYRCAHNKYIYNPKTHKYCYGRIIPKGKHCVKLPRCGKRFYNPMKYRCAHNKYIYNPKTHKYCYGRIIPKRKHCVKLPRCGKRFYNPMKYRCAHNKYIYNPKTHKYCYGRIIPKGKHCVKLPRCGKKFYNPIKYRCAHNKYIYNPKTHKYCYGRIIPKREQCLKLPRCGKRFYNPIKYRCAHNKYIYNPKTHKYCYGRIIPKGKHCVKLPRCGKRFYNPMKYRCAHNKYIYNPKTHKYCYGRIIQKGKHCVKLLRCGKRFYNPMKYRCAHNKYIFNPKTHKYCYGRIIPKREQCLKLPRCGKIFYNPIKYRCARNKYIYNPKTHKYCYGRIISISAHCSHVSHLPQVKGCQALIEKNHYDPRKFKCCGNRLVYNVKTDKCCNGKVIPKNKHCVELPRCGKRFYNPMKYRCAHNKYIYNPKTHKYCYGRIIPKGKHCVKLPRCGKRFYNPMKYRCAHNKYIYNPKTHKYCYGRIIQKGKHCVKLLRCGIRFYNPMKYRCAHNKYIYNPKTHKYCYGRIIPKGKHCVKLPRCGMRFYNPIKYRCAHNKYIYNPKTHKYCYGRIIPKGKHCVKLPRCGKLFYNPMKYRCAHNKYIYNPKTHKYCYGRIIPKGKHCVKLPRCGKRFYNPMKYRCAYNKYIYNPKTHKYCYGRIIPKGKHCVKLPRCGKRFYNPMKYRCAHNKYIYNPKTHKYCYGRIIPKGKHCVKLPRCGKLFYNPMKYRCAHNKYIYNPKTHKYCYGRIIPKGKHCVKLPRCGKLFYNPMKCRCAHNKYIYNPKTHKYCYGRIIPKGKHCVKLPRCGKLFYNPMKYRCVHNKYIYNPKTHKYCYGRIIPKGKHCVKLPRCGKRFYNPMKYRCAHNKYIYNPKTHKYCYGRIIPKGKHCVKLPRCGKLFYNPMKYRCAHNKYIYNPKTHKYCYGRIIPKGKHCVKLPRCGKLFYNPMKYRCAHNKYIYNPKTHKYCYGRIIPKGKHCVKLPRCGKRFYNPIKYRCAHNKYIYNPKTHKYCYGRIIPKGKHCVKLPRCGKLFYNPMKYRCAHNKYIYNPKTHKYCYGRIIPKGKHCVKLPRCGKLFYNPMKYRCAHNKYIYNPKTHKYCYGRIIPKGKHCVKLPRCGKRFYNPMKYRCAHNKYIYNPKTHKYCYGRIIPKGKHCVKLPRCGKLFYNPMKYRCAHNKYIYNPKTHKYCYGRIIPKGKHCVKLPRCGKRFYNPMKYRCAHNKYIYNPKTHKYCYGRIIPKGKHCVKLPRCGKLFYNPMKYRCAHNKYIYNPKTHKYCYGRIIPKGKHCVKLPRCGKLFYNPMKYRCAHNKYIYNPKTHKYCYGRIIPKGKHCVKLPRCGERFYNPIKYRCAHNKYIYNPKTHKYCYGRIIPKGKQCVRLPRCGKLFYNPMKYRCAHKYIYNPKTHKYCYGRIIPKGKQCVRLPRCGKRFYNPMKYRCAHNKYIYNPKTHKYCYGRIIPKGKHCVKLPRCGKRFYNPMKYRCAHNKYIYNPKTHKYCYGRIISISAHCSHVSHLPQVKGCQAIMEKNHYDPRKFKCCGNRYVYNVKIQKCCFGRVVPLRTVCEKAFTCGHRSYNPRTSRCCDGRKVYDYRREKCCCNGAVVPIQGACVKLARCGAAFYDPIKSRCCDNRCVYNPKTNKCCRGRVVSLKIRCG